One Gemella haemolysans ATCC 10379 DNA segment encodes these proteins:
- a CDS encoding DUF1634 domain-containing protein, with product MNGKRDINILIANIIKTGVFVSSFFIITGIILSFIQGADGVLTLERYTFNEMLRGLVSFNYYSYLMFGIFLLILTPVLRILGLLYVYIEEKDYKFVRICILVLVILIVSLLLGVTHS from the coding sequence ATGAATGGGAAAAGAGATATAAATATATTAATTGCAAATATTATAAAAACAGGGGTTTTTGTAAGTTCATTCTTTATTATAACAGGAATTATACTTAGTTTTATACAAGGAGCAGATGGAGTATTAACTTTAGAAAGATATACTTTTAATGAAATGCTAAGAGGTTTAGTATCATTTAATTATTATTCATACTTAATGTTTGGTATATTTCTTTTAATATTAACACCTGTTCTACGTATATTAGGTTTACTGTATGTCTATATTGAAGAAAAAGATTACAAATTTGTAAGAATTTGTATTTTAGTACTAGTAATACTAATTGTGAGTTTATTATTGGGAGTAACACATAGCTAA
- a CDS encoding cytochrome ubiquinol oxidase subunit I, whose product MLDPLLLARIQFAATTVFHFFFVPITIGMVFLIAIFESIYVKTGDEHYKRITKFFGHLFLINFAVGVVTGILQEFQFGMNWSEYSSFVGDVFGPSLAIEALLAFYLESTFIGIWIFSWEKINKKLHVMCIWLVSIGTLMSAFWILSANSFMQHPVGVKYVENGVIGKKAEMIDFFAIVKNPYLWNQFPHVVTMALTVGAFTIAGIASWKMLRKHEVEMFRKAFKVSIVAALIGSLGLFVTGHSQMQYLVREYPMKVAAAEALYEDTGNSAPFSVLATIDQKQQKAEHYLEVPGMLSFLAYDKFEGSLKGMKSLQKEMDEKYYPVVGKHIDYTPHVPTIYYSFRIMSGSVGILILMALLGTIYSFKRTETKKRWFLQLMPWTLLVAEVATACGWIMAEMGRQPFLIFGVMATESGVSPNSGASVLFSLLVFCVLYTILGITQYIAFRYAMNKKETTVKEVA is encoded by the coding sequence ATGTTGGATCCACTATTACTTGCAAGGATACAATTCGCAGCAACAACAGTGTTCCACTTCTTCTTTGTACCTATTACTATAGGTATGGTGTTCTTAATCGCAATTTTTGAAAGTATTTATGTTAAAACTGGCGATGAGCATTACAAAAGAATTACGAAGTTCTTTGGGCACTTATTCCTAATTAACTTTGCTGTTGGGGTTGTTACAGGTATTCTTCAAGAGTTCCAATTTGGTATGAACTGGTCTGAATATTCTTCATTCGTAGGGGATGTTTTTGGACCATCACTTGCGATAGAAGCCTTACTTGCATTCTATCTTGAGTCTACATTTATCGGTATTTGGATTTTCTCTTGGGAGAAAATTAACAAAAAATTACACGTAATGTGTATTTGGTTAGTAAGTATAGGAACACTTATGTCAGCGTTCTGGATTTTATCAGCTAACTCATTCATGCAACACCCAGTAGGTGTTAAGTATGTTGAGAATGGTGTAATTGGTAAAAAAGCAGAAATGATTGACTTCTTTGCAATCGTTAAAAACCCATACTTATGGAACCAATTCCCTCACGTAGTAACAATGGCGTTAACAGTAGGGGCGTTCACAATTGCAGGTATTGCATCTTGGAAAATGTTACGTAAACATGAAGTTGAAATGTTTAGAAAAGCATTTAAAGTTTCAATCGTAGCAGCTCTAATTGGTTCACTTGGATTATTTGTAACTGGACATTCTCAAATGCAATACTTAGTAAGAGAATATCCTATGAAAGTAGCAGCTGCTGAAGCTCTATATGAAGATACTGGAAATTCAGCACCGTTCTCAGTGTTAGCAACAATCGATCAAAAACAACAAAAAGCAGAACATTACCTTGAAGTACCTGGTATGTTAAGTTTCTTAGCATATGACAAGTTTGAAGGAAGTCTTAAAGGTATGAAATCTCTTCAAAAAGAAATGGATGAAAAATATTATCCAGTAGTTGGAAAACATATCGATTACACACCGCATGTACCAACAATTTACTACTCATTCAGAATTATGTCTGGTTCTGTTGGTATCTTAATACTGATGGCATTACTTGGAACAATTTATTCATTCAAGAGAACTGAAACTAAGAAACGTTGGTTCTTACAACTTATGCCATGGACTTTACTAGTAGCTGAAGTTGCTACTGCTTGTGGTTGGATAATGGCTGAAATGGGTCGTCAACCATTCTTAATCTTTGGTGTAATGGCTACTGAATCAGGAGTTTCTCCAAATTCAGGAGCGTCAGTATTATTCTCACTATTAGTATTCTGTGTATTATATACAATCTTAGGTATTACACAATATATCGCATTTAGATATGCAATGAATAAAAAAGAAACAACTGTGAAGGAGGTAGCATAG
- the cydB gene encoding cytochrome d ubiquinol oxidase subunit II, with product MDWSVALPNIWFLLITILFTGFFVLEGYDFGVGVLAQVLGKTDEEKRVYFNTIGPFWDANEVWLLTGGGAMFAAFPIWYGKLFSGYYIAFVLMLVALILRGVSFEFRGKLGDNRTWIKSYDIAMFVGSLLPPVLWGVAVANFMTGANLDAKKNLVDGFLGLLSPFTILGGVMMLLLMLVHGAQFLALKTTGELRNAARATSALLFPFAAIVTLVFAIWALFKTDIFTTNYYVGLVLAIIAVVFFVLSFVLNFKGRDLGAFLSTSGTLAFLTLSVFAGMFPRAIINSNDVSQSLFIYDAASGVYTLRLMTIVALFLLPFVLGYQVWSYSIFRKRLTKEDELEY from the coding sequence ATGGATTGGTCAGTAGCTTTACCAAATATTTGGTTCTTACTTATAACAATACTATTTACAGGATTCTTCGTATTAGAAGGATATGACTTCGGAGTTGGTGTACTAGCTCAAGTACTAGGTAAGACTGATGAAGAAAAACGTGTTTACTTCAATACAATCGGTCCTTTCTGGGATGCAAACGAAGTTTGGCTATTAACAGGTGGTGGAGCGATGTTCGCAGCTTTCCCAATCTGGTATGGTAAATTATTCAGTGGTTACTATATCGCGTTCGTGTTAATGTTAGTGGCGTTAATCTTACGAGGCGTATCATTTGAATTTAGAGGTAAATTAGGAGATAATAGAACTTGGATTAAATCATATGATATAGCAATGTTTGTTGGTAGCTTACTTCCTCCAGTATTATGGGGAGTTGCAGTAGCTAACTTCATGACAGGAGCAAACCTTGACGCTAAGAAAAACTTAGTTGATGGTTTCTTAGGTTTATTATCACCATTTACTATCCTTGGAGGAGTAATGATGTTACTTCTAATGTTAGTTCACGGAGCTCAATTCTTAGCTCTTAAAACTACAGGAGAATTAAGAAATGCAGCTCGTGCAACATCTGCATTATTATTCCCATTTGCTGCGATAGTAACATTAGTATTTGCTATTTGGGCATTATTTAAAACAGATATCTTTACAACAAACTACTATGTTGGTTTAGTACTAGCAATAATTGCAGTAGTATTCTTCGTGTTATCATTTGTTTTAAACTTTAAAGGTCGTGACTTAGGTGCATTCTTAAGTACATCTGGAACTTTAGCGTTCCTAACTCTAAGTGTCTTCGCAGGTATGTTCCCACGTGCTATAATAAACAGTAATGATGTTAGTCAATCACTATTTATTTATGATGCTGCGAGTGGAGTATACACTCTAAGACTTATGACAATAGTTGCATTATTCCTATTGCCATTCGTTTTAGGATACCAAGTTTGGTCATATTCTATTTTTAGAAAACGACTAACTAAAGAAGATGAATTGGAGTATTAG